A genomic window from Quercus lobata isolate SW786 chromosome 10, ValleyOak3.0 Primary Assembly, whole genome shotgun sequence includes:
- the LOC115965678 gene encoding uncharacterized protein LOC115965678 isoform X1 codes for MYVGVSRRLCQIQRQLQLHTMSSHEGPSETLKRKIAELKKMRKSKKNLKIKKDQFIVEVPESKSYLDTASLPMILTVVGVGLFTKLLMMHDDSRSQELIERKIKNAPAGQGTVRMLSCEEWEEIREVRPRTPFESKLARPNARIRTGEQLHKEDLKDWTIDVLTDALTRVEETARQSSK; via the exons atgtaCGTAGGGGTTAGCCGAAGGCTATGTCAGATCCAAAGACAGTTACAGTTACATACAATGTCGTCCCATGAGGGTCCAAGTGAGACCTTGAAGAGAAAGATTGCCGAATtgaagaagatgaggaaaaGCAAGAAGAACCTTAAGATAAAGAAGGACCAGTTCATTGTCGAAGTTCCCGAGTCCAAATCCTACCTTGACACTGCTTCTTTGCCTATGATTCTCACTGTTGTCGGCGTTGGCCTCTTCACTAAGCTCCTCATGATG CACGATGATTCAAGGTCGCAGGAACTGATAGagcgaaaaataaagaatgcTCCTGCTGGGCAAGGCACAGTTAGAATGCTGAGTTGTGAGGAGTGGGAAGAAATTCGAGAAGTGAGGCCTAGAACTCCCTTTGAATCCAAGCTTGCGCGTCCTAATGCACGAATTAGAACTGGTGAACAACTACACAAG GAGGATTTGAAGGATTGGACCATTGATGTGCTCACAGATGCACTCACCCGAGTTGAAGAAACTGCTAGACAGAGTTCCAAGTGA
- the LOC115965678 gene encoding uncharacterized protein LOC115965678 isoform X2 → MSSHEGPSETLKRKIAELKKMRKSKKNLKIKKDQFIVEVPESKSYLDTASLPMILTVVGVGLFTKLLMMHDDSRSQELIERKIKNAPAGQGTVRMLSCEEWEEIREVRPRTPFESKLARPNARIRTGEQLHKEDLKDWTIDVLTDALTRVEETARQSSK, encoded by the exons ATGTCGTCCCATGAGGGTCCAAGTGAGACCTTGAAGAGAAAGATTGCCGAATtgaagaagatgaggaaaaGCAAGAAGAACCTTAAGATAAAGAAGGACCAGTTCATTGTCGAAGTTCCCGAGTCCAAATCCTACCTTGACACTGCTTCTTTGCCTATGATTCTCACTGTTGTCGGCGTTGGCCTCTTCACTAAGCTCCTCATGATG CACGATGATTCAAGGTCGCAGGAACTGATAGagcgaaaaataaagaatgcTCCTGCTGGGCAAGGCACAGTTAGAATGCTGAGTTGTGAGGAGTGGGAAGAAATTCGAGAAGTGAGGCCTAGAACTCCCTTTGAATCCAAGCTTGCGCGTCCTAATGCACGAATTAGAACTGGTGAACAACTACACAAG GAGGATTTGAAGGATTGGACCATTGATGTGCTCACAGATGCACTCACCCGAGTTGAAGAAACTGCTAGACAGAGTTCCAAGTGA